In bacterium, the sequence AGGAAAGGGAAATGCCAAATTTGCCACATCTACTAAACGTGCTCCGCGAATCGCAGAACAAGGGGTAAAAGGTGAAGAAAAGGATATTAGATTAGAGCTGCGCCTAATCGCTGATATTGGGCTGGTTGGATATCCAAATTCAGGAAAATCCACTTTGCTTTCCCGTATATCACATGCCAGGCCTAAAATAGCTGATTATCCCTTTACCACTATAGAGCCACTTTTAGGAGTTATAAAAGTACATGACTCATCCTTTGTAGCTGCTGATATCCCGGGATTAATAGAAGGTGCACACAAGGGAAAAGGCATGGGAAATAAGTTTTTGGCTCATATAAGCAGAACAAAAATCATTCTGCATCTTATCGATATGTCTGATGAAGACTCGTATTCAAAATTTAATGCTATTAATAAAGAGTTATCTCTATATAATTTAGGCGATCGAGCCCAAATAATAGTTGCTAATAAGATGGACATAATTACTGCACAAACCAACCTTAAAGATTTTAAAAAAAAGTTGCATTCAAAGGAGATATTTGCTATTTCTGCACTCTATGGAGAAGGGGTGAAAGAGTTGATCTACTATGTTGATAAGCTATTACACACTGAAACTGAAAAAGATACAATTCAGGATTTTACCTCCTAAAATCCGCTTTCTGTCATTGCAAAAGATAAAATCCTGAGGAACTTCATTTACAAAAACATAGCAATAAATACAAGATTTCGTTA encodes:
- the obgE gene encoding GTPase ObgE, translated to MFIDNVVIHVKAGDGGNGCVSFRREKYVPKGGPDGGDGGKGGDIIIEAVPHQRTLISFLHKKHIKAKHGQHGKGKKMFGRNSPDIILEVPVGTIIKEHNRTIVDLCHHADRVIVARGGRGGKGNAKFATSTKRAPRIAEQGVKGEEKDIRLELRLIADIGLVGYPNSGKSTLLSRISHARPKIADYPFTTIEPLLGVIKVHDSSFVAADIPGLIEGAHKGKGMGNKFLAHISRTKIILHLIDMSDEDSYSKFNAINKELSLYNLGDRAQIIVANKMDIITAQTNLKDFKKKLHSKEIFAISALYGEGVKELIYYVDKLLHTETEKDTIQDFTS